Part of the Falco cherrug isolate bFalChe1 chromosome 1, bFalChe1.pri, whole genome shotgun sequence genome, TAAGGCAGCCAGCCAAGGAAGTCTCTGGCTTCAGAGAGACTGAACGTGGGCAAGTTGCAACAGGTTGGAGTTAGGCAATTGGACATTCATGCCTGGATTGCTTGTTTGTATCTAACGATATCTAGATTAGGATTCGATCCTGAAAGATGCAGTGCAACAAAGTAGACTATACAAATCATTAATAGAAATGCTTACTTTACTGTTAAAAGCACCTAAGCTCAAATATTCAACACTGTGTGGACAGTCAGTcctataatttttaattcaggaaTTTGTAATCACAAAAGCTTCATTTAGAATCCCTGTGGCTGGAGAGGTCCTGGAAGAAATGCCTTGAAAAATTTCCCTTACTGCCAGGACAAACTGTTTGCAAAGGAAATTCACACATCATAGGTGTTTTGTCAGATCTACTTGTAATCTGTAGTACTTTGATTTagctacatttttaatgttaactaTATTTAGTATATCTGCTAAATTAGGTTTCTTTGCgtaagtatttcagaaaaaaaattaattggtgTTAGTATTGAAAACATTAATGCTTACCTTCTTTCAGACAGTTGTGTGTTCCTCCAGCTATCTATGGTACTTGTTCATTAAAAGCATAATTAGGTTAAACTGTGGACACTTGCTTAGAAGTTTTCAGGCCAACATGCATCAAACATGTAAAATGTCAAGTTCACTTGAAACTAACATGTATGTAATTGATGTTGTGGTGCTTGAAATACATTCTTTCATCCATTTACAGATAGATAAAAAAGCCATGCACAAAGTTGGAATGGTACAGAGGGTTCAAAATGAGGTGAAAATACATTGTCAGCTAAAGCATCCATCTATACTTGAGGTAAGGATCTTTTTTTTGTAGAGAAGACTGTATATGTGACATGCTGTATAGtctataaaatgtatttcaattttttcattgttttatattCTAGCTTTATAACTATTTTGAAGATAGCAATTATGTATACCTGATACTTGAGATGTGTCACAATGGTGAAATGAGCAGATacataaagaacagaaagaaacccTTTTCAGAAGAAGAaggtgagactttttttttgtgtagttcTCTTTGcattactgtaaaaatatttataactgCCATCACTGAACCAGTTTCTATAGCTTAAAACCTTGTGCTGAGTGATAATCTAGAGATTGATTACTGTAACACATATATTCACTTGAATTCCTGTatacttttgtttctgtttatgcCATTTTACAGTAGCGTGTGTTCttggggtttaaaaaaaaaaaaaaaagctgttatcTTGGAAGGTAGAGGTGTGTAGAAGGTAGAGCTTACTTTTGTACATAGAATTATGTTGAAGGTCAAGATTGAAAAGTTCCACAGAAGGGAACTGGCAACTTCACATCCACACATCTGCTTTCTTTGTGTTGCATCTCTTCACCTCAGTATTACTGTATTACGTGTCACAAGTTAAAAACCTTCCAGGTTAGAGGTTGCCTTATGTGGTATCACTGGAAGTATTTACTGTGTTCTAAGCTCTGCGTGGAAATGAAGGTAATGTTCTTAACTGTGTTGCTTAAGGGCTGAGTTAGTAAGGAAGTGTCCAATTTGACACTCCATCTAGAGTTTTTGAAGGACTGGCAATTGAAGAGAAATTCTACTATGGTTTTTACCTCCATTTCTTATGGAGAGTGCTGAAAATTTTGTCTGTCACTGAGTTCATTGTCAGAGTAACgctaaaactttttaaattggCTATGTTACTCTTTTGAATACTGTTTTGAGCAAgaaggcttggaaaaaaatgaatcttATGAATTTACTAATACTCCATTTTCTTACAGCTCTTTTTGAGAGAGAGGGTTTCAGTTAGAACACGGACCACTGGAAGCCTAACCAGAACAGCACTACTTagaaaaaagacagcaaagaagCTGCAGTATATAATGTTTGAGGGCACAGCCAGACAAGCTAGTCTGGTCTCACCTGATCTGGATTCAGTGGTTATTGCCTCTGCAACGTAGCACCTGATCATCTCTTACCCAGTTCTTCCAGTTTACCTGCTTCTCTTATCAGTTTCTAATATAGTTCTGTTAAGCAATTACAGATAGGGATTTTTCACAACCTGGATCACAGGACTGGACTAAAGGGGTACTGCTCTACAGGCATCATGTGTGTAATTTGTGTCTCTTCCAGCAGAAAGAGTTCGCTTGATGGTATCTTAAGTTCTAAAAGCTGGTAAACCACTGACCTGGATGAAGAAGTCTCCTCCTCCAAGCAGTGGTTTCTGCTAACATTTATTACCTGCTTTGCCCTCACTTTGCTAAGAGAAGGAAGGCTGTAAATTGTTTGCTCTAGAAAGAATGATTCTTAAGATTGGTGTAATTGCGATACTGTAATAAATGATGCTGTTTCAGCCTGGATGAGGTTTTGTTATTCCTGCTGTAAGCTAAAATTCTTAAATATTCCCTGAATTTCTAATGTAATAGAACAGAAAGTCTATCCCAATATTGTGAATGTAGGTGTTTTTGAAAAATTGGAATAATACTAGCCTTGTCAGTTtgataattataaaaaaaatataaaatacaggaGACATTTTGGATTATAATCTGCATGTAGTGAAGCTGCCTCATTTTGtatatttgctgtttctgaaagtgAGAGGCGACTTAACTTTTTTAATGAGgaacctgattttaaaaatataggcCAATTGAAAGTATTTCCAGTTCTGTTCACATTATTGTGTCAGCAAAAAACCAATCTGGTTACTGCATTACagaacaccttttttttttttttttaggaactCTGTACATAATTGTGCCATgttgtttaaaggaaaaagcagaaagttaaTTTCAATCTCATTACCATGACGCTTAAATAGTGACGATGTTacaaggatattaaaaaaaaaaaaaaagaccaataGCAGACTGCATGAAGTTGTTCTTTTCACAGCTATGATTTCAATTATGCAACTaaaatgtctggttttgtgttttgacaGCCCGACACTTCTTGCATCAAATTATCACAGGTATGCTGTATCTTCATTCTCACGGAATACTGCACCGGGACCTCACCCTTTCTAACATCTTACTCACCAATAATATGAATGTCAAGATTGCTGATTTTGGACTAGCAACTCAGCTGAAAATGCCTCATGAAAAGCATTATACCATGTGTGGAACTCCAAATTACATTTCTCCTGAGATAGCCACAAGGAGTCCACATGGACTGGAATCTGATGTGTGGTCTTTGGGCTGTATGTTTTACACTCTGCTTATTGGAAAGCCACCTTTTGACACCGACACGGTCAAGAATACGCTGAATAAAGTAGTATTAGCAGATTATGAAATGCCAGCGTTTTTATCAAGAGAGGCACAGGACCTTATACATAGGTTACTTCGCAAAAATCCAGCAGATCGTTTGAGTCTTTCCTCTGTGTTGGATCATCCCTTTATGTCCAGGTGTAGCTCTGCACGGAGTAAAGATTCGGGAACTTCAGAAGATTCCATGGACAGTGGAAATGCTACTATCTCTACAACCTTCACAGGTTCTTCCAGCATCAGTACCAGTGGCTgcttgaaggaaaagaagaagctGTTAGTTGGACAGCCGCTcccaaacaaaattactttttttcctaaaacgAGGAATTCCAGTAATAGTTCGTCAGTAGATGGAAGTGGCTTTTTCCAGCAATGGGGAATTCAGGGAAAAGAAGTGGGCGTAACTGGCAGAGGAAGAGCAATGCAACTTGCTGAAGAGAGACCACATTCGCGCTACCTCCGAAGAGCCCACTCTTCAGATAGGTCTGGCACATCCTGTAGTCAGACTCAAGGCGTATCAAATATTGAGAGATGTCACTCTGTGGAACTGCTTTCTAAGCCTAAAGTAGgaacaagagaaaatacagagtgCTTTTCACCTGCGAACAGCTATACTGATATAGGAGAAATATTTAAGGAGAAGACTTCTAGTAGTTCTGGTTCTTTTGAAGGGCAAATATCTCCACCTGTAAAAGATCAACCACAGTAAGAAACAGTTTTTCCTAAGATGAAATTTAGAGCTGCCTTATATGTTAAATGTGtgattttttcctgtaactAAGCTGTAGTAAGTGTCCAAAGTCTACACTTGTAGCTTGAATAGCAAGTAGGAGAGGTCAATAGTTAATGCTGTTGCTATGTAGGGGTTTACCTCCCCGCTGTTCCTATCTCAGTCTCCATCTATTATTGTAGCTTTTATTTATCCTGGTAATAATCTTATTATTGGCTTACTGCCATATGCAGCAAGGTGAGTGTTTCTTTCCCCACACTAATTGTAGTAGAGAGCCTTACTAATTCTTTGTAGAAGAGATGTAGACTAGGCCAGAAGGCATTCAGAGTGTGATTACCAATGCTTTAACTTGCTGCTCTGTtctggttgtggggttttttcctggctttttttgctgttcttttctgttatgCTTAGACaagataaaggaagaaaaaaatacaaaattaggTGATGGATTATAAAATTGGCGTACcggaaaggaaaataatactCAAAGATAATTATCTGAGACTTAGTTCTGTCCTTAGTTGTAGTTTCTAGGTTAATATCCTGGCTTCTTTGTATACATTGATGGACTTCCCCAGCTGATATAAACCAACTCGGGGATCAAGTCTACAACTGACGCCAGAGTGGTGTTGGAGGCCTCATCCTTACCTTCTGAGCTACACTGCTACACAAATAGAGTCCTCCTTTGTGATAACTTCAGTCTATGCTCCgaagtttgctttgttttttccctcagcAGGGTATCAAGTAACACTTTCCTGTTTTAACAGAAGGGCTATTGCATATCTTAGTTGTTGCATTTCTCTCCACATTAAGTGGCAGCTTTGGTGgtttaatatgtttttctttttgcaaatcAGTTAcgtaaaaatgcaaataagcaCTTTGCCCTGTAGAAAAAGTAAATGGAGTGTTTGACATAAGCCTCTGTTCAGCAAGTTCAGTGGGCATGTGCATTCTTTTTAGTTTGAGAAATATTTGATGAATCCAAAAAGAAATTCTTACGTGCAAATGTTAACATAATGCTTGCTTGTTTTCCCCATGACATAAAGACATACTGAACGTAGAAGTGACAGAATACTAATATGAGTGTGCAGATTAACTGAATGGTTACTACTGGTTTTTACATGGTTGATTATAGGAGAGTCTCTTGCATCTACAGTTAGCCTGCACAGCAATCATAAATGCAAGGTTCTAACACTTACATTAGATACTTCtattttgggttgggttttttttttatgacgACTTGAGTCCTTGCCAATGCCAAAGTGGTGATCATCACAAAATGAAAGTACAGACAGATACCGGCTATAGAAACGGACAACCACACAGGAGCTTAGTGTTGACTTTGCAACAGATACAGTAACtgtttctgtatgtatttttcagtgtctggATTATGAGTTCACCTGTGACTACATATGTCTAAAAAGCTGGTAAAAAATCTTGGTAATATTTGGGATTTACTATAGTTTATGTAAACTCAAGTTATTTTAGGTGATGTGTATTAGGTGACATTTAGGTGATTGCCTACGTATTTCAGCTGCGTATGTGTGATGCTGAATGAGAGCCACTGGGGTCATGTGCATCATCCCTGTGTCGTCTTCAAGGTTGTTTCCTACTTATACTGTGAATTAAGAACTAGATATGTGAACATCCACAGCCGGCAGCATTATCAGTAGCTCTTTTGTTCATATATCTCAGTTCCAAGAGTCTACTAGTGAGTGCTAACAGGCTTAAATCTGTGCTGAAACTGTTCATTCCAtttggaaacagtatttttttatgctttacCTAATGAATATTCCCCATGAAAAAAGAAGCACGTTTTAAGCTGTCTAGGGCTGTGAAATGCCACCTGTGTTTCTTCAATATTCTAAAAGTGTTGTGGCTTCTGTAGCTGTAACATAATTTTTGCTGTGCAAATGTCTTTGATGTAATCTTGATTACAtatgtaacttcttttttcagCTCGAATTATCTCTGCACAATGAAGCCCCAGGTTGGTTTGTTAGAGCAGAAGTCCCAGGCTGAAACAATGCAGCAGTGGCTTGGAAGCATGCAAACAAATGGTGTGTTATCAATCggttgtttatttttgcacTCAAGCCGGAGTAGCGACTTAACagtttctgtgggtttttctATATTTCACTTCTTTAAACTTATAGCAGAAGTGTCTGTATGGCCAAGTAACTGATACCAGCGTATAAGGCTGGCATCTGACATAACAGTGACTGGATGTTAACAGAGGCTACTTTCCAGTTCTGAATGAAAAGCATGGGAGACCCTAAATTGACTTGTTTGACGCAGATTGATTTCCAGCATCGCTGATCTGTAGACTCATTCTTAAGCAAGCAATTGCCCACTGGAAACAttgttttgtcttctcttttggTCTAAGCTGTAATGCTTCAGTTTCATGAGGTAGGAATTAATTTCAGAAGGTTCTGTAGTTAGTGTTCCTCTTAAGCTCTTGGGTTGGTATAATGAATTGTATCTAACTGCCTTTGTAAGAGTCGAAGAAATTGTACATTGAATTTGAATACTTAACTTCCTGAAATGAGGTTGTTCTCTTTTAGTAttttagcaatttaaaaaaaaaaaaaataaggaaaaccaTTCTAGAACCTGCCGTAATTATTCAGTTGTGACTTGAAATGTGTAACTATAAACATGGGACAAAAGATGGGCAGGTGAATCAAAAGCTCTGTTAATTTAGTTGTGTAAATACTCCTTAAGAGAAAATGGGACCTTAGTGAATGAGAAAGATAATGAGGCTGCAGACGGAGGGGTGGAGGAAAGGACAAAAGAcgcaggagggaaggaggtgtTCTTTGTCGTGCATCATGTTACATCATTTacaaataatgtaatttaatcATAAATTGAAATCGAAAATCCATTCtggcctttttttgttttgatattaTTGGACTCCTTCCCTTCCTGTCCACAGGGAATTGAACTTGCATGACATATGGTCTGAATAatcctgttttaatttttagtcCCTTTTCAACTGTCCCGCAATATGGCAGGAGGAGTGCAGTACTTAGGTAGGTGGGATGAAAGTTGATCAAGGGCTTAAATATCAAAACTAGGGAAGCAGTTATAAGaagtttaaatacaaaaataggtttttgtcttttaacaAGTGAttggaaataaaacaagaggTTTAGAGGATTCATTTAACATCTTGAGTACCAAAACTTCTGGTTGATGCTGAAACACTAGTTAAATAAGCTGAAACTTAAATGAAACTTGGTACTAGCAGTTATCTGAATGGCAGGTAAACTGTGTTTTGGTGGAGTAAACTAATTCTTGTTTAAGTATCTATTTGAAATAGTAGTTTGTTTGTAAATGGTTTTGCAGAATGATTTGCTGTATGTTAAGACTGAAGGCCATCATAACTGAAATTTCGTAACTTTCTTTTAAGCAGCATTGGAATTTTGTTAACACCGGTATTGATTGGTGCTAAAGTCATAGCCTAATGATTTGGACCGAGGATTAAAGAAAACCCATTCTCCACTTAAGCCTTCTAAGATGATATTTTGGAAAGCTTATAAAAAcataatagcatttttttttttccttctgactgTGACTCTTCGAATCTATAACGTACCTTTATGATTCTTTCAGTTCCGCCGAGACCACCTGCAGACCTAACCGGCAACAGTAATGCACATGGAGGTTTTCGTTATCATCTGGATATGCAGCAAGATGCATCAAGAAATACATGGAACACCTTAAAAGATATAAGGAATCACGATGCATCTGTTGACTATCCACATTCTTTACACCAGAGAAACCCTAAGAAATACATCCCTGGAGTTCTCTGCAAACCTGACAAAATTCAACCATCTTCTGCATGTGGCCTTTGGTCAacttcagaacaaaaccaaacgtGGGGCAAAGAACCACCAGCACATCAGAAACCTACACTGCGAAGTATAGTATCGCCTCTCAATGCTCACAGGCTAAAACCAATCAGGCAAAAAACGAAAAATGCAGTGGTATGTATCAGTTCCTAAAATGGAAGCAACGTAAGAGATAGTCACACTGtatttaatacttaaaaatCACTTGGTAAActagaagcatttttttttagaaaacaatcTACAATGACCTAATTTAAAGTTACATTGGTAAGATGCATCTTAATTTTTGGGTATGGAGCTCTCGTGGTCACTACCTGCAGTGACGTGGCATTGCTTTTAGCTTACAAGCAAAGAAGCTGTAGGTAGACACAGCAAATA contains:
- the PLK4 gene encoding serine/threonine-protein kinase PLK4, with protein sequence MATCIGEKIEDFKVGNLLGKGSFAGVYRAVSLKTGLEVAIKMIDKKAMHKVGMVQRVQNEVKIHCQLKHPSILELYNYFEDSNYVYLILEMCHNGEMSRYIKNRKKPFSEEEARHFLHQIITGMLYLHSHGILHRDLTLSNILLTNNMNVKIADFGLATQLKMPHEKHYTMCGTPNYISPEIATRSPHGLESDVWSLGCMFYTLLIGKPPFDTDTVKNTLNKVVLADYEMPAFLSREAQDLIHRLLRKNPADRLSLSSVLDHPFMSRCSSARSKDSGTSEDSMDSGNATISTTFTGSSSISTSGCLKEKKKLLVGQPLPNKITFFPKTRNSSNSSSVDGSGFFQQWGIQGKEVGVTGRGRAMQLAEERPHSRYLRRAHSSDRSGTSCSQTQGVSNIERCHSVELLSKPKVGTRENTECFSPANSYTDIGEIFKEKTSSSSGSFEGQISPPVKDQPHSNYLCTMKPQVGLLEQKSQAETMQQWLGSMQTNVPPRPPADLTGNSNAHGGFRYHLDMQQDASRNTWNTLKDIRNHDASVDYPHSLHQRNPKKYIPGVLCKPDKIQPSSACGLWSTSEQNQTWGKEPPAHQKPTLRSIVSPLNAHRLKPIRQKTKNAVVSILDTGEVCMEFLKEHHPQELVKEVLRISCDGNVIAVYHPNEGRGFLLDDRPPAPPEGICMYNFDNLPEKYWKKYQYAAKFVQLVRTKTPKVTFYTRYAKCMLMENSPTADVEVCFYDGAKIHKTAGITRVIEKSGKSFTLKGESEAGLKKEIQAYMDHANEGHRICLALESAVLEEEKKSESVPFFPIIVGRKPGNSESPQAVAPPLLDNTNCLKEVMALDRNTAASSAPVQTPNCTPPVVSYEKSAFMTNAAETTCSSVHQTECSPNSAQLLKSVFVKNVGWASQLTSGAVWVQFNDGSQLVAQAGVSSITYTSPDGQTTRYGENDKLPEYIKEKLHCLSSILVMFTNPAGPC